The genomic stretch ATTGTTGTTTTAATATCAATAAAGTGActtacatttcatttttactattttaataaATGGTCTACACACTATTAATTCATtgcactaacattttattatataaaatatgatatacattccactaattttttctatttatttttttataatgtgtAAGTAAGTAAAAGTAAGATATACATATTGATGGACGGGAGAATATCATTTGAGGACCACAAATGTCTGATGCTGCAAATCTACTAGAACGAGGATAAAAAATAAAGTGGGAAGATCTAAAATTAGTACAACATTTTATCACTAATAATTTCAACAGAGGCCCGTTAGCTCAGTTGGTTAGAGCGTGGTGCTAATAACGCCAACCTGCCATGGGCCAATTTCACTTTTTTtccatgttttattttaagttttaacagTCCTATgttgaaataattaatactaatactgAGAAAGATCACCAAAAATGCAATAACACAATGTTGAGTAATGAGAGTGAATAATCTCGATCTGATTAATATAACAGTACATAGTTTTGGAATCCTGTTATTGAGTATCAATCCCACAACCAAACTAGTCCACTAAACAAGAAATAGCAAAATTACAATATCAGCTCAAAATATGTATCCTCCTCCACTAATATAATCCATAGCATCACCTCCGCCAGCCTGATTATGAATGGCCGTCTTACTGCATCCACTCTGCTCATCCATCTCCCACAATCCACCAATATTCAAGCAGTTGTCAAAATCAGACCAACTCcacctattattattattatcatgaGCCGTTCCCAACATTAATCCATCCCTCTCTTTCTTCCCTTCTCTCCTCTCGCTTGCTTCTTCATCACCAATCTTAACATCAATTCTTGCTTCCTTTTTGCATTGCCCATTCATCTCATCACGCAACGACAACGACGACGACGACTTCCTCTTCTTGAAATGCGTTCGCCAGTAGTTCTTTATCTCGTTGTCCGTTCTCCCAGGCAAATACCTTGCTATAGTTGACCACCTACACAAATATAATAAGTCAATACAAACCAAACAAAATAACTCGTCCCAAAATACAGTTTCAACTTTCATGTTGATCACAGTTTTTTCCTTCTAAAATTCTAGCTTATCATAGATAGTTTATTTCGTCTATAAACTCTATAACAGTTGCTTtacacaaccgatgtgggatactAGAGTTCGTAACACAGtcattgagaaagaaagaaagaaagatgcATACTTGTTTCCCCAAAGGGCATGGAGTTCAATGATGATCCCTTCCTCTTGTGGAGTAATATGGCCCTTCTTAAGCCCAGGCCTCAAGTAATTAACCCATCTCAGCCTGCAGCTCTTCCCACTCCTGTTCAATCCTGATCATCACAAATCAatcaaaaacacacacacacccaGACGTGTATCTGTGTGTATATACCTGCACACTTAGAGACACAGCTCCATCTCCCTTCTCCATAGCTGCTGACATACTCCACAAGCAGCTTATCCTCTTCAGGCGTCCACGGCCCTTTCCTCCATCCTTGCTCTGCTACTGCAAATCCCATTATTGTATTGTCGCCAATTCTTGAGACAGACAACCTAATCACAAtcctctcacacacacacacacacacacacatatatatatatatacgagTTGTCGCCTTCGGTGATGATCTGATCATCTCATGATAGCACCACGGATTAAAGAAATCAAAGGCAACGTCTTTAGTCATCAAGGATATTTTGTTCTTTGCTTGGAgatatgaattttttaaaaaagcgATCCTCACACAGCCCGCCATGTGTTGAACAGCAAGGATGGATTGTGTTGACCAGTGAAGTTTGAGCAAGTGTTGATTCGCATAACACGGTTTTAGTACGATGAAGGACGAGACCAATTATTATAAAATCGTGCTTCTTTATTTGACCctttatttgttttgatttagTTATATAATTCACGCTAATGCGTAATTTATGACTAAAATTTTGGGTTATTCGACACTAATATCACAAACTATGACCGAATTATGGATTTTCACACGAACTAAAAACTTGGTCGTAAAAATTTACAACTTTGATCAGTTATGAAATCTCTCACGATTGACGTTTCCGAGAAAATCGGATCATGTTCCATGAACTTTGATCGGTGCCTTGGCATTACCAAATCGGATCTAATCGAGTTCGTTGAAGGTGGAAAACAAACATTGACACTATAAGCACTCAATTAATGCTACATTTCATTACTATTTTGTTCATAAGTTTAGTCACAATATTTGTTTGAAATGATCTCTTTTGCAACCATGCTAAATGCCATCGTATTTTTTCGTCTAATTAGTCCACCTAGGCCTATCCGACGAGCGACATATGACTTGATTTCGTCTAAGTAGTCAATTGTgatcctatttttttttaatccaaaaactttcaatttttttttccaattttctcTGGATTCAACTATACTATTATGCTAAATCAAAATTGATGTGGCAACGACGTAGCTTCCTAAATCAGCGTATCTGGTCCAAAATCCATACTATAATATAAGAATCAATTGTTAAACAGTGTATAATCTCAAAAAAAAAAGTGCTCATTACAGaccttaaaaataaaactagtaACTTAGCAGTTAGTTCAACATAATTAACACGTGCTTTGAATTTTAAAAGTAACGGCGAATTTGGTTAGCacttatataataaaatttgtggATTCTAGGGTAATTATTCCAAAAAGAGATTGGAATTATTAGATTCAGATTGCAGTGTGCATTGAGCCGTAAACTATATAGTGGGTTGtagttgtgtgtttttttgtctAGGAAAATGGCTTATTATCCAATCAAAACGAAACACATGCGGTCGTATCTTCGGATTTTATGTTCTTGATATTGGGTTGGAAAACGACGTCGTAACCTTTGAGATTGAGAAGGTTCTTGATGCCAAAACCGGTAAATGGGGTGATTAAAATATGGAAAGGCGACGAGAACAAATGAGTCACTTCATGGACGCGTGGACTTAGCCATTTAATTATgctattaattaattagcatAGTGCTATATATAGGTAATGACGTGGTCACCCTTGGGAATTAATTATGTGACACcaaattttttatatgaaattggAGAATAAAAGGAGTCAAAAGTGCAAAGATCCTCGATGCTGGATTTGGTAGCTAGGGCATGTCATTCTTATCTTTAATTATAAGTGAGGTTTTGCTACATGGGAGGAGTATTTAGGGACGTaatcaataataatttaattgagGGTGAAAACGattgttttgtttatatttttaattttgctgCGTCTGAGTATTCTCGAATTAATCGATGAGTATGAGATGAGATATCATTTTGTACATTAGACACAATGCAGTGTGTGGGACGTGGCTaagtaggggtgagcaaaaaagcCAAAAACCGAacatccgaaccgaaccaaaccgaaattttgaaattcggttcggttttttcggttcggttcagttttaaaaaagttggttgaaaaaagttttataaaagtttttcattttattcataTATTGACATATAGTTGGTTGAAAAaagttttataaaattatcaGTTTGATTTGAGCTTTGAAGAGATATTGATCACTCGAGCTTATTAATTTCTACTATCTACACCTTATagatattcatatcatattttgTATGAATATATTTTGACTGGTTAGAGCATCAACAAGGGGGCGGGATGCATTGCAAGCGTTCCGTTCCCCTTAAGTGTTACTCAGCCAAGGGACGAATGGGGTTGTCCCTCCTCAAGCCACTTTTGTCCAACTATATAAACCTTGAAACTTGATATAAATAAGGGCTAAATTTTCAAAATCCGACCAAATAATGTTAATAATAGTATCCTAAGTAATTAATGTGATTTAATTGATAAAAATGTTAATAATAGTATCCTAAGTAATTAATGTGATTTAATTGATAAAAATGTTAATAATAGTATTTCCTAAGTAATTAATGTGATTTAATTGATAAATCGTAGTACAAGTTATACAACAAGGAACGTAACTACTtgagtaaattaaaaaaaattacgaaaTGAATATCTTAAGTACTGGAATAGTGGGGGAAATGCATGTTAACATCTGAAGCTGATATGCTTCAGAAAACACATCTGAAGTTGATCTTGTCACTTTTGATAAAGATAGAATACaatgataaattaattataaatgttGAAAAAAGGCTTCTACATGTAATTTTTGGTGCATGAACAAGTCTAGTAAAATATTtctatatagaaaaaaattgaactCCCATCCCACGTACAGTACGAAATTTATGGGCATGATTATTTTTACTTTGATCACTTATTATTTTCCATTAGTCGATgttcattttaatattttgctAGTGTTTATTTGTATTTGACTAGACACTTCcaacaaaatgcattaaatcTCTCATACATAAAATTATGTACGAAAATGGATAATCTCTGATTAACCTTaaaaactaagttgttttcatGGTCAAACAtttgaataagaaaaaaataaatattaatcatgaagaagaagatttataagtatatatttgacatgtgtatatataatatgaaaataattgtAATGGCCCTATAGAGTATTTTATTAGGCCCAATAAAAATTGAGAGTGGGCTTTGTGTGTAAACTAACAACATTTACTACTTGCCGCTATATATGGGTCAGGGcacatttcattattttatttcttaaattgttaatactaaaataatttgcataatatatttaattttcccCTTCCTCTTGTCCTTAGTGATGGAAGAATATAGttctttaattctttttttttatttcaaatgaATCTTTTAAGGGAAGGACTATAGTTTTATCTCGTTATTTGAATCATGTTTTTTTCTCTTGTCTTTTAGGAAAATCATCACTAGTTACAAACGTGAAAATGGATTGTAGCAATGTGTCATTGCACTGAAAAACAGGTGCAAAGGTTTGAAATTTTGGTATTAGTTCTTGTCACTTAGTCGTTGTAAATTTAGTTATATAGCTGGCTTTGCACTTGCAAATTCATCTTAGGATTAATTACTAATTGAGCATACCGTTATTCATAAATCGAAAACTTTATTATATATCTAAGTTAGATAAATAATGAGAATAGACTGATTGTCCTTTTCTATTTTGCATGTTTCTTTAAGCTTTGATTCTTGTGATTAtcctaataaataaaaacattctttaccaaacaaaaaaaaaatatataagcaCCCAACCTATGTACAAATACAcgttagttaattttttttactattagtTGACAAATGCGTCCTTAACATAGTTATTGTAATTATATATGGATTTATAATAAATTGATAATCAAGACAACCAACAGTCCAGAAATGTCCACTTCAAGCATCATTAACAAACACCAACATTTGTATTATGCTATTGTATTTGTCTAATACTCCCATTAGCTAATTTCCCTACATCAAAAATCAACATTTTCAACCAAAAAAAGATACCATTATCCATTCATAAATCTGTCCCTCAACACACTCAAATATCTTGCATTAATTAGCTAGAAATCCTTAATTATGAGTTCTTCACCCCAATCACAAAATATTGATGTAACCTTGTCACTAAGCTTACCACCAAGAAATGAGAGCCTAAATCCCCAAGAAAGAGGCATCAAGCTCATCCAACTCTTGCTAACTTGCGCCAACCATGCCTCCTCCGGCAACCTCCACCACGCCGACACGTGCCTCCGCCACATATCGGAGCTTGCCTCCGTCACTGGCGACTCCATGCAGCGGCTGGCCGCTAGGTTCGCCGCAGCCTTGGCGGCCCGGCTAGTCAAGCGATGGCCGGGCCTTTACAAGGCCCTAACCAATGGTGGCCTTGTTGGCTTTGATATGGATGGGGCCAAGTCCATTTTTGCGCAGGCTTTCCCTTGTTTGGGCTTCGCCTACGCGGTTATAAACCGGACCTTGGTTCAAGCCCTGTTGGGAGAGCCTATGGTCCATGTTGTTGATTTGGGCTGTGGTGACCCAAAATTATGGGTGCCTTTTGTTCGGGCCATGGCAGATGGGCCCAATGGGCCGCCTCATTTGAAGATCACAACTGCTGGTATAACCAATGAGGCCCAAGAGAGATTGGAGGGAAGGATTTTGAAAGAGGCTCGAAGTTCGAAAATGGAGATTGAGTTCAATCATGTGAATGCGAAACTTAGGGATTTGACTTTGGACATGCTCAAGGTCAAACGAGGTGAAGTGTTGGCACTGACTTCGATTTTGAGCCTTCATGTCCTATTGGCCGAGGACGACAGTGTGGACGCGCGTTTCGGTCTAAGCAAAACCAGTGAATGCAAGCAAATGACGGAATTTCTAGAAATGGTAAGATCGGCTAGGCCGAAGCTCGTGCTACTATTCGAACAAGAGTCAAATCACAACTCGACCCGTCTAGTGGATCGCTTTGTGGAAGGGTTACACTTCTATAGTGCCTTGTTTGACTTGATAGATGCGACATTTGGTGCATCATCGTGCTCGAATCGAGCAACCCTAGAGGAAATGTTGGGGCGGGAAATCGAGAATATCGTGGCTAGAGAAGGGttggagagggaggagaggcACGAGAGATTTGCGAAGTGGGGGGTTAGGTTTACAAGAAGTGGGTTTAGACCGGTTCAATTGTGGTATGACACAATGGATGAGGCTCGAAAAGTGGTTGAGGGCTATGGGCCGAGGGGGTTTAGTGTAACTAGTGAAAAGGGGAGTTTGATGATTTGTTGGCATGATAGACCCATTTATGCAATATCAGCTTGGGGGTTGTTCTAGattatataatttcattttttcaatgttcttttattatttttcattttttgtgttttaagtGAAAGGTATGATTAAAAGCACTATGTACCAACAAATATTTTTCTAACATTTCGTACTACCTccgtaaaaaaaataaaaatatttgagacacgaaaattaatgcataattggtaaagtaagagagatgaagagaatcCTTTTATGGGACAAGGGGTATATTGGTGATATGCACATTGCTCTTCTGAAATTTTAGCGTACAAAAACAATTAGATAATCctaaatacatatttttatataatttgattATGTATAATGTTTATCTTTAGAATTGATTTTTCTCTTTTTGAAGAGATTTTTAAAATAGGTTTaatatagaaaatgaaaaatacaaatTTCTTTCTATTTGATACTATCAGACAATGTCTTTTTATACTTTTAACCCTGTCTAGTTTAGTTTTGGATTAGAATAATTGTTAAGTTTTTTTGGCATTTCTATTTGATCttcaataattttaatttttaatatagaaaaaaattgaatgcaAGTATTAAACTACATCATTTTTATCGACATAAATTCACAGAGATACTATAACTGACATACAATAAAAAGCGTAGGGCAATCACATCTACGATCTTGCTAAATCAAGCTAACTCTTCAACTCTGTTTTATaggtaaaaaataaatgaagtaTAGAGAGCGTATATGTTTTTGGCCTAGTGCTTTTCTCTCTCACAATACTTCCAGTAACACAACACTAAAGGCATATATATACATCACTTTTGCTTGTCAACTTGTCTGTATGTCCATGTACCCTTAACTTTTGTGCTAGCGTGGCTTTGTAGCTAAGCCAAAATCGGAGACCTTGGCTATGAGATTATCATCCAAGAGGATGTTTGAAGCTTTAACATCGCGAT from Salvia splendens isolate huo1 chromosome 15, SspV2, whole genome shotgun sequence encodes the following:
- the LOC121767750 gene encoding transcription factor WER-like yields the protein MIRSSPKATTRIYIYMCVCVCVCERIVIRLSVSRIGDNTIMGFAVAEQGWRKGPWTPEEDKLLVEYVSSYGEGRWSCVSKCAGLNRSGKSCRLRWVNYLRPGLKKGHITPQEEGIIIELHALWGNKWSTIARYLPGRTDNEIKNYWRTHFKKRKSSSSLSLRDEMNGQCKKEARIDVKIGDEEASERREGKKERDGLMLGTAHDNNNNRWSWSDFDNCLNIGGLWEMDEQSGCSKTAIHNQAGGGDAMDYISGGGYIF
- the LOC121768703 gene encoding scarecrow-like protein 3, which produces MSSSPQSQNIDVTLSLSLPPRNESLNPQERGIKLIQLLLTCANHASSGNLHHADTCLRHISELASVTGDSMQRLAARFAAALAARLVKRWPGLYKALTNGGLVGFDMDGAKSIFAQAFPCLGFAYAVINRTLVQALLGEPMVHVVDLGCGDPKLWVPFVRAMADGPNGPPHLKITTAGITNEAQERLEGRILKEARSSKMEIEFNHVNAKLRDLTLDMLKVKRGEVLALTSILSLHVLLAEDDSVDARFGLSKTSECKQMTEFLEMVRSARPKLVLLFEQESNHNSTRLVDRFVEGLHFYSALFDLIDATFGASSCSNRATLEEMLGREIENIVAREGLEREERHERFAKWGVRFTRSGFRPVQLWYDTMDEARKVVEGYGPRGFSVTSEKGSLMICWHDRPIYAISAWGLF